DNA from Actinoplanes sp. SE50/110:
GCCGAGGTCGAGGCGGGCATCGGGTGGCAGAACATGCCGGCCGAGGTGCTGACCCGGCCGCTGGAACCGGCCCGCTACCTGGTCGCGTCCATGGACGGCGAGAGTGTGGGGCTGACCCGTCTCGGCCCGATGCCCCGGCGCCCGCACATCGGCCTGATCGCGGTCCGTTCCTCGCACCGCGGCCGGGGGATCGGGCGGGCGATGCTGGCCGAGGTGCTCGCCGACGCGCACCGATGCGGCGTCGCCACGGCATCGGCTGAGGTCAACTCGGCCAACACCGCTGCGGTCGCGCTGTTCGACGGGTTCGGCGGCCGCCGGGCCGGCAGCAACCTCGAGCTGGTCCTGAGGGGGCCACTCACCGGCAGCGAGCCGCGGGCGGCGTTGAGGGGGCGGCATGCCTGACGCGAGCCGCGGCATCCAGCAGGAGGGCCTGGTGGTCGAGTGCCTGCGCAACGCCACCTTCCGGGTGGAGCTGCCGAACGGGCACGTGGTGCTCGCCCACATCAGCGGAAAGATCAGGAAGAACTACATCAAGATCCTTCCGTACGACCGGGTGCTGGTCGAGATCAGCCCGTATGACCTGACCAGGGGCCGGATTCTCTACCGCTACCGGAACTGACCGCGTCCGGCGCCCGCCCGCCCCGCGGCGGGCGGGCGCCGGTCACCACCTGACCGGTGGGGCGTGCAGTTCCCGGCCCTGCGGCTGGCCCGGCACCGTACGGCGCCGGGGTAGTCGCCGGTACATCCGGGTGCGCTCCAGCGAGATCCACTCCCGGCCCTCGACGGCGATCGCCTCCAGGACGTGGACCGCGCTGGAGACGCCGGAGCTGTCCTTGGCGAGCCGGGCCAGCTGGTCCGGATCTTCGCGGCCGGTGTCGACCGTCGCCGGGTCGAAGTGGTCCACCAGCACCGGGATCTTCTGCCCGTCGATCAGGTTCAGCAGCAGGGCCTCCCGGCGGACCACCTTGTCGGTGCGGGCCAACGCATACGACTCGTCGTCGGTCAGCACCCGGGGCCGGCCGTCGTCGAAGCGGACCCCGACCTCGCGGACGTGGGCGGAGACGATCGCCTCGTACCGGAAGTTGTCCCGCCGCTCGCCGACGAACTTCCCGGACGCGAATTCCAGCCGCGCCTGCACCCGGCGCACCCCGCCCTCGGTGAGCAGGAACAGCAGCACCGTGTACGCCGAATGCCGGAACGGTCCACCCAGGATCCGGGCCCGCACGCTGCCCGCGGCCGCCTCGGTGAGCACCAGTTGGGTGACCACGTCGCGGCCGGTGAGCCGGGAGTCCAGCAGGACCGCCCGGGTGAAGTAGGCGAGGTCGAGGGCCAGCCACCGGCCCATCTCCACGTCGGTGGGCCGGTCGGCGAGGTGGGCGACCCGGCGCTGGTGTGCGGCGGTCTCGGCGTCGAAGCGCTGGGCGTACTCGGCGGTGTCCAGGGTGATCCGCCGCCGCTCGCCGTACAGCACCATGGCGCCGCCGCGGCCCACCCGGGTGGCCAGGTACAGCAGGCCGGCGGTCACCACGATGCCGAAGAAGTGGCTGTTCAGCAGGGTCAGCACGGCGATCACCGCGGCCCCGCCGAGCGCCGCCAGCCCACCGGCGAACTCCGGGGAGGCCAGCGGGGCGGCCGGCCGGTCCCGGCGGAATTCGTCGAGGCCACCGGCCCGCCAGCGCCGGGCGATCTCCCCGGCGTGGAAGTTGACCAGCCAGGCGAGTGTGGCCGCCGGCACCCCGGCGTGTGCGTACAGGTCGACCAGGTCGCCGTAGAGCGCGGCCCGCAATCCCCAGGTCTGCTGCCAGAAAGCGTCCCGGCTGTGATCGGCGGGCTGCCGCCGGGCGAACGCGGCATCGATCAGGCCGCTGACCGCGTCCGCGAAACCCTCCTGGGGCGCCTGGTTGCCCGGTCGTTCGATCGGGGCGCGCTCCCCGCGGGTCAGTTCGGCCTCCTTGGCCGCCCGCCGGCTGGCCAGGTAGGCCCGTTCGAGCAGCTGCCGGCCGGCGAACCAGCCGCCCGCGCCGAGCAGCGCGGTCACCGCCAGCGTGGCCAGGATGCTCACCTCGCCCAGCTCGGCGAGCAACGTCCAGAGGGCCAGCGCGGCGATCGCGGCGCCGCCGGCGACCGGCCGCCAGGCGCTGCCCGGCGGGGTCTGCAGCGGCACCTTGCGCACCGGCGGCGCCGGGTCCGGCTCGAAGAACTTGGGCACCCGGTCCCGGCGGTCCCCGGCCAGCCGCGCCGCCCGGACCCGCTCGTCGGTGCGCTGGTCGGCGTCGTCGCGCAGGATGTGCGCGAGGAACTGGCCGAGATGACTCTCGATCTCCAGCCGGTCCTCGGGCGGCAGGGCGGCGTGCCCGCGCAGCGCCTCGGCGCACGCCACCGGGTTGGGCTGGCCGTCCGGCCCGAGCGCCAGCAGGGCGTCGACGAAGCCCTGGATCACCGCGACCGACCGCCACCAGCGCCCGCTGGGATACTGGCCGGCCATCGCGAACGCGTGTTCCAGCGCGGCCAGATCCTCGTCCGACAGGTCGGTCAGCCGGCGGCCGCTGAGCACGGCGAGCGCCCACCGGTAGGCGACCTCGGCCGAGCTCAGCCCGCCGGTCATCACCGCTTCCCGGATCCGGCGGCGGGCCTCCCCGGCCAGCCCGGCGTCGAGGTAGTTGACCGCCACCCGGAACTGCTCCTCCGGGCCGGCGTCACCGGTCACGTGGTAGAAGTGGGCATCGCCGTGCAGCACCCCGATCTGGGTGTCCACATAGGCGTTGTCCTGGTTGACGAAGGTCTGCGCCACGTCCTCGTCCCAGTCGGTCACGCGCCACTCCCGTTGACCGCGGCCAGGATCGCGGCCACCGGGGCGGCCAGTCCGGCCACGTCGCCGACCAGACCGTTCAGCCGGCGCAGCGCGACCACGGCACGTCCGCGCCGGGACTCGCCGACCGCCGCGCGGGCCGCCTCCAGGTCCTGCCCGGCGGCCGCCAGGGTGTCCGTGTCCAGGTCGCCGCGCTCGTGGGCACGGTCCAGCAGCAGGCGCAGTCGGTCGATCTCCCCGGGGAGGCCGGCCGAGGCGCCCTGGTGCAGGTCGCCGCTGAGATGGCCGATCTGGGTGCCGACCCGGGCGTTGCCGGAAGTGGTGAAGCTCTGGTGATAGGTGGACATCGTCTTCTCTCGGGTTCTCCGTCAGGACCGGGAACAGGCTGGCCGCCGGGTGTGGCCGCGGAAAACCGGACGAAGAGGGGAAGACGCCAGTCACCGTCAGTGACCTGCGGCGATGTGCGCGCCCGACACGCAACGACACCCGTCCGAGTGTCAGCCGGTCGGGGAAACCGGCCACTTGACACGAAGGCCTATTTTGTAAAACATCTATTCATGACCGCTGCTGTAGCCGGGTCGTGGCGTGACGTCAAACGTCCGCTGTGGCCACTCGCCCTCGTGGTTCCCGCCCTGCCCTTCGCCGCCCTGCTGCTCGCCCGCGCCACCGGATCCGGGTGGGCGTGGTGGCTCACCCCGGTCTTCATCCTCGGCGTCATCCCGGTCATCGACCTGCTGGTCGGCGACGACCGCGCCAACCCGCCCGAGGAGGCGGTGCCCGCCCTGCAGGCGTCGCCGTACTACCGCTGGATCACCTTCCTGTTCCTGCCCGCGCAGTACGCCGCACTGGTGATCACCTGCGCCGCCTGGACCCGGCAGCCCGGGCTCGGCCTGGTGCTGACCGCCGGCCTGGTCAACGGCATCGCCATCAACACCGCCCACGAGCTCGGTCACAAGCGGGAGACCGTCGAACGCTGGCTTTCCAAGATCGCGCTGGCGCCCACCGGCTACGGCCACTTCTTCGTCGAACACAACCGGGGTCATCACGTCCGCGTCGCCACCCCGGAAGACCCGGCCAGCTCCCGGCTCGGCGAGTCGTTCTGGCGCTTCTGGCCGCGGACCGTGCTCGGCAGCCTCCGCTCCGCCTGGCACCTGGAGACCAGCCGGCACCGCCTCCGCGGCCGCAGCCCGTGGCGGCTGCACAACGACATCCTCAACGCGTGGCTGATGACCGTCGTCCTGTTCGCCGCGTTGACCGCCGTCTTCGGCCCCGCCATCCTGGTCTTCCTGGTGCTGCAGGCGGTGGTCGGCTTCTCCGTCCTGGAGGCGGTCAACTACCTGGAGCACTACGGGCTGCTGCGGCAACGCACCCCGACCGGCCGCTACGAGAAGGTCGACCCGCGGCACAGCTGGAACAGCGACCGGCTCACCACCAACATCTTCCTGTTCCAGTTGCAGCGCCACAGCGACCACCACGCCAACCCGCAGCGGCGCTACCAGACGCTGCGTACCTTCGAGGTCTCACCGCAACTTCCCGCGGGGTACGCCACGATGCTGCTCCTGGCGCTCGTCCCCCCGTTGTGGCGGCGGGTGATGGACCACCGGGTCCTCGACCACTACCGCGGCGACGCCACCCTGGCCAACGCGGCCGGCCGGTCAGCGCAGTAGCCGCACGAACACCTCGGCCAGCGCGGCCGCCGACGCCTCCGGCGACTCCCCCGGCAGCACGATGTGGCTGACGGTGAGCCGCACGATCGACTCGGCGGCCAGCGCCGCGTCCACGCCCGGCACGCACGCGTCGGCCCACTCCCGGATCACCGTGGCCGCCGCCGCGAGCACCAGGTCGGAGCGGGTGGTCAGATACGGGAACAGGCCGTCGGCGGAGCTGTCCAGGATGGAGCGGATCAGCGGGTTGCCGGCGGCCTCCCGCAGGGTGTGCAGGATCGCGGCGTACGCGGCGCCCCGCACGTCCGCACCCGCCGCGAACAGCCGCTCCCGGACCGCGCCGGTGAACTGCTCGATCTCCCACACGGCGAGCGCCTGCGCCACACCGGCGCGATCACCGAACTCGTTGTAGACCGTCTGCCGGCTCATCCCCGCGGCCCGCGCCACATCGGCCATCCGCACCTTGTCCCAGCCACGCTCGGCCGCCAGCGAGCGGGCCGCGGCAACCAGACGTTCGCGGGGCGTGCGGTCGGCATCCATGAGGACAGCAGCATACAAACCGGGACCAGCCCCCGCACACACCCAGTCATCCTGTCGCACCCCGGCAGACCACCCCGCCCACGACCGGCCGAAGCGGTGCGTCAACCGGCCTCCGGGCATCGGTCGACGCCGTACGAGACAGGCCGCCGGCCGCCGTGATCCTCGCGGCCGCTCAGCAGGTCCGCCAGATGCGCTCGCGGAGGTCACCGGGACCCGACTTCGGTGGAGTGCGAGGGTTTTCCCTATTTCGAGAATAGACGCAGATAGATAACGTCACTTCCGGCACACCCGGTACCGGCTACTCCGCCGGACCGGGTCTAGCCCGCCCACTACCCCCATGGGCGGGAAAGGAGTACGTGAGATGGCACGAATCCCCCTGGGCATCGCCCTGGCGGCCGGGACCGCGGCGGCGTCCGCCCTGGTCGCGGTGGCTGGTCCGGCCGCGGCGAAGGCACCCGGCGCGGACCCGGTCGCGCGGGCCGACGCCCTGGTCGCCGCCCGACCGGCGGCGCTGCACGCCAGCGCCCACGACGGCTTCCTCCGCCGTCAGGTGATCCGGTCGCAAGGGCTGACCTACGCGGCCTACGACCGGACGTACAAGGGTCTGTCGGTGAAAGGTGGCGACCTGGTGGTCGTTACCGACAGCGCCGGCCAGACGCGCTACACCTCGGTGGCGCAGAACAACGCGATCGGTGAGCTGACGACCGTACCGGCAATCTCGGAGAGCTCCGCGGTGACCACCGCCCGGCAGCTGCTCAAGAGCGTGTCCGGTGTCGAGCCGAC
Protein-coding regions in this window:
- a CDS encoding GNAT family N-acetyltransferase, whose translation is MIRVSERHWHALVDDEVAGRGQVSRRPDGRAFVSVDAWQAGVFRRLAETMLAELPRPLYTVVDEADLELLTAWERFGFGPRRREWEYVVPTSGGRVTPPPGVTVGPAEATSLQRLYAVVRAEVEAGIGWQNMPAEVLTRPLEPARYLVASMDGESVGLTRLGPMPRRPHIGLIAVRSSHRGRGIGRAMLAEVLADAHRCGVATASAEVNSANTAAVALFDGFGGRRAGSNLELVLRGPLTGSEPRAALRGRHA
- the infA gene encoding translation initiation factor IF-1, coding for MPDASRGIQQEGLVVECLRNATFRVELPNGHVVLAHISGKIRKNYIKILPYDRVLVEISPYDLTRGRILYRYRN
- a CDS encoding alkane 1-monooxygenase; the encoded protein is MTAAVAGSWRDVKRPLWPLALVVPALPFAALLLARATGSGWAWWLTPVFILGVIPVIDLLVGDDRANPPEEAVPALQASPYYRWITFLFLPAQYAALVITCAAWTRQPGLGLVLTAGLVNGIAINTAHELGHKRETVERWLSKIALAPTGYGHFFVEHNRGHHVRVATPEDPASSRLGESFWRFWPRTVLGSLRSAWHLETSRHRLRGRSPWRLHNDILNAWLMTVVLFAALTAVFGPAILVFLVLQAVVGFSVLEAVNYLEHYGLLRQRTPTGRYEKVDPRHSWNSDRLTTNIFLFQLQRHSDHHANPQRRYQTLRTFEVSPQLPAGYATMLLLALVPPLWRRVMDHRVLDHYRGDATLANAAGRSAQ
- a CDS encoding TetR/AcrR family transcriptional regulator; this encodes MDADRTPRERLVAAARSLAAERGWDKVRMADVARAAGMSRQTVYNEFGDRAGVAQALAVWEIEQFTGAVRERLFAAGADVRGAAYAAILHTLREAAGNPLIRSILDSSADGLFPYLTTRSDLVLAAAATVIREWADACVPGVDAALAAESIVRLTVSHIVLPGESPEASAAALAEVFVRLLR